Proteins encoded together in one Carya illinoinensis cultivar Pawnee chromosome 3, C.illinoinensisPawnee_v1, whole genome shotgun sequence window:
- the LOC122302761 gene encoding uncharacterized protein LOC122302761 gives MRDQDPQSRVFYELCSMIIHLLTSPPLALPFPTLHSGGQLEASSSRQAPTSSPAAFGSLFLGISVALMLFGSVTFFIGFILMPLVFGLVFLFYFAGIVYNLTELGRSIICPAASDKNDYVPTWSYES, from the exons ATGAGAGATCAAGACCCCCAATCCAGGGTTTTCTACGAGCTCTGCTCCATGATCATCCACCTCCTCACATCCCCTCCCCTAGCCCTTCCCTTTCCGACCTTACATTCAGGCGGGCAGTTGGAGGCTTCGTCGTCCAGACAAGCCCCCACCTCGTCTCCCGCCGCTTTCGGCTCGCTTTTTCTCGGGATTTCTGTGGCTCTCATGCTCTTCGGATCGGTCACGTTCTTCATTGGCTTCATACTGATGCCTTTGGTCTTTGGGCTTGTCTTCCTCTTCTACTTCGCTGGGATCGTCTACAATTTGACTGAACTGGGCCGCTCCATTATCTGCCCCGCCGCCTCAGACAAGAATGATTATGTTCCTA CATGGAGCTATGAAAGTTGA